The Siniperca chuatsi isolate FFG_IHB_CAS linkage group LG9, ASM2008510v1, whole genome shotgun sequence genome includes a region encoding these proteins:
- the lipeb gene encoding hormone-sensitive lipase isoform X5, translating to MDTKAVFAALYSVCEENATFFSGGAKGSQGDAARRLVDAMKLIQEHGRSLEPVISGFAAVYHHFDFDPHIPANGYRSLVKVVRCCLLHIIQKGRYITANRRSIFFRVTHNAGEMEAYCSALCQLRALLYLAQRMLHDNNHGNLFFQDESGLSESFVREYSSMHKGCFYGRCLGFQFTPGIRPCLQTIAIGLVAFGENYKRHQSGIVEAGGIAPYGVAASSFFTSGKYAIDPELRGAEFERITQNLDVHFWKTFWNITETEVLSSLASMTSTQVKVNRTLSVPPVPFDLPLAANHRASVTIAPPSAHIGTAPVQMRLISYDLREGQDSETLLSLSRSEGGAISLSLGLKTKCLPSSPCLLIHFHGGGFVAQTSKSHEPYLKSWSQDLGVPILSVDYSLAPEAPFPRALEECFYAYCWALRNHHLLGWTGEKVCLAGDSAGGNLSVTTSMRAAAFGVRMPDGIVAAYPATLLTAYASPSRLLTLMDPLLPLSVLSRCLSAYTGSEPQTETQVEKVSTLSLVRRDTALLLRDFRQGASNWIHSLLDSNRASASPSTATEAPPGATDTVRKSISEASISSPHADPPVPSEFPTRKLSVKSQTCQDLGSHNNSTSHSASLLSERTPEDVNFFLFKDADPSISSDLSSVAIPPPAGEEESALEHPREFPLGFEPLRSEQLTEMKVESSPVAKDPFCSPLLAPDSMLKGLPPVHIVACALDPMLDDSVMFAKRLRNIDQPVTLCVVDDLPHGFLSLSQLSRETREAANVCVERIRAVFTQKDTPPEPRKHRKLERTDRGVSASFGEAGSLFIGPIEEADLTVGRGAKIADEEGLVAVAAQNNTDASGIGP from the exons ATGGACACCAAGGCAGTGTTTGCAGCCCTGTACAGCGTGTGCGAAGAGAATGCCACTTTCTTCTCAGGAGGAGCCAAGGGGTCACAGGGTGATGCTGCGCGGCGGCTGGTGGATGCCATGAAGCTGATCCAGGAGCACGGTCGCAGTCTGGAGCCGGTTATCTCCGGCTTTGCTGCAGTTTACCATCATTTTGACTTTGACCCACACATACCTGCTAATGGCTATCGCTCACTGGTCAAG GTGGTACGCTGCTGCCTTCTCCATATCATCCAGAAGGGGCGCTACATCACCGCTAACCGCCGCAGCATCTTTTTTCGAGTAACACACAATGCGGGGGAGATGGAGGCCTACTGCAGTGCTCTGTGCCAGCTACGTGCCCTGCTCTACCTGGCTCAGCGCATGCTACATGACAACAACCATGGCAACCTTTTTTTCCAGGATGAAAGTGGCCTCAGCGAGAGCTTTGTTCGCGAATACTCATCCATGCACAAAGGGTGCTTCTATGGCCGTTGCCTTGGCTTTCAG TTCACTCCAGGCATTCGGCCCTGTCTCCAGACCATCGCTATTGGTCTTGTGGCCTTTGGAGAAAACTACAAACGCCATCAGTCAGGAATAG TGGAGGCAGGCGGTATTGCACCATATG GTGTAGCAGCCAGCTCTTTCTTTACCTCAGGGAAGTATGCCATTGACCCAGAGTTGAGGGGGGCAGAATTTGAACGCATCACCCAGAACCTGGACGTCCATTTCTGGAAGACCTTCTGGAACATCACTGAGACCGAAGTCCTGTCG AGTCTTGCCAGTATGACATCCACTCAAGTTAAGGTGAACCGGACTCTTTCTGTGCCCCCCGTGCCCTTTGACCTTCCCCTGGCGGCCAACCACAGGGCATCTGTAACTATAGCTCCGCCATCAGCACACATCGGCACTGCTCCTGTTCAGATGAGGCTCATCTCTTATGACTTACGTGAAGGACAG GACAGCGAGACTCTGCTATCTCTCTCCCGCTCTGAGGGGGGAGCCATCTCTCTGTCGTTGGGGCTGAAGACCAAGTGCCTCCCCTCGTCTCCCTGCCTCCTGATCCACTTCCATGGGGGAGGCTTTGTGGCCCAGACCTCCAAGTCCCATGAG CCCTATCTGAAGAGCTGGTCCCAGGACCTTGGTGTCCCCATCCTGTCAGTGGACTACTCTCTGGCCCCTGAGGCCCCCTTCCCGAGGGCCCTGGAGGAGTGTTTCTATGCCTACTGCTGGGCTCTGAGAAACCACCACTTACTAG GTTGGACCGGAGAGAAAGTGTGTCTGGCTGGTGACAGTGCGGGAGGCAACTTGAGTGTGACGACATCGATGCGTGCTGCTGCATTTGGTGTGCGAATGCCAGATGGCATTGTGGCAGCCTACCCGGCTACCCTGCTGACTGCCTACGCATCGCCCTCCCGTCTGCTAACACTTATGGATCCCCTGCTGCCGCTCAGTGTGCTCTCCAGGTGTCTCAGTGCCTACacag GCAGTGAGCcccagacagagacacaggtAGAGAAAGTGAGCACACTGAGCCTGGTGAGGAGAGACACGGCACTACTGCTTAGAGATTTCCGACAGGGAGCCTCCAACTGGATCCACTCTCTGCTGGATTCCAACAGGGCCTCAGCCTCCCCTAGCACAGCTACAGAGGCACCACCAGGAGCCACTG ACACAGTGAGGAAGAGCATTTCTGAGGCTTCCATCTCTTCTCCTCACGCTGACCCCCCTGTACCCTCAGAGTTCCCCACCAGGAAACTATCTGTGAAGAGCCAGACATGCCAGGACTTGGGATCCCACAACAATTCCACTTCTCACAGTGCATCGCTGCTCTCTGAGCGCACT CCAGAAGATGTGAATTTCTTCCTCTTCAAGGATGCAGATCCCTCCATATCCAGCGACCTGTCTTCAGTTGCCATACCACCCCCTGCTGGCGAGGAGGAATCAGCGCTGGAGCACCCTAGGGAGTTTCCCCTGGGGTTTGAGCCACTGCGCTCAGAGCAGCTGACTGAGATGAAGGTGGAGAGCTCTCCAGTGGCCAAGGATCCtttctgctctcctcttctGGCTCCTGATAGCATGCTGAAAGGGCTGCCACCTGTACATATAGTG gCTTGTGCATTAGACCCCATGCTGGATGACTCTGTGATGTTTGCCAAGCGTTTGAGGAACATAGACCAGCCTGTCACTCTGTGCGTGGTGGATGACCTCCCCCATGGCTTCCTCAGCCTATCGCAGCTCTCCAGAGAGACGAGGGAGGCTGCCAATGTCTGCGTGGAGAGAATTCGCGCCGTCTTCACCCAGAAGGACACACCCCCAGAGCCACGCAAGCACCGCAAGCTGGAACGGACCGATAGGGGTGTGTCGGCCTCTTTTGGGGAAGCCGGTTCTCTCTTCATTGGCCCCATTGAGGAAGCAGACCTAACAGTAGGGAGAGGGGCTAAAATTGCTGATGAGGAGGGCTTAGTTGCTGTGGCAGCCCAGAACAACACTGACGCTAGTGGTATTGGGCCTTAA
- the lipeb gene encoding hormone-sensitive lipase isoform X3, producing MASNKKSGGNRFEKSVNGRRSSKHKEGPVVMDTKAVFAALYSVCEENATFFSGGAKGSQGDAARRLVDAMKLIQEHGRSLEPVISGFAAVYHHFDFDPHIPANGYRSLVKVVRCCLLHIIQKGRYITANRRSIFFRVTHNAGEMEAYCSALCQLRALLYLAQRMLHDNNHGNLFFQDESGLSESFVREYSSMHKGCFYGRCLGFQFTPGIRPCLQTIAIGLVAFGENYKRHQSGIVEAGGIAPYGVAASSFFTSGKYAIDPELRGAEFERITQNLDVHFWKTFWNITETEVLSSLASMTSTQVKVNRTLSVPPVPFDLPLAANHRASVTIAPPSAHIGTAPVQMRLISYDLREGQDSETLLSLSRSEGGAISLSLGLKTKCLPSSPCLLIHFHGGGFVAQTSKSHEPYLKSWSQDLGVPILSVDYSLAPEAPFPRALEECFYAYCWALRNHHLLGWTGEKVCLAGDSAGGNLSVTTSMRAAAFGVRMPDGIVAAYPATLLTAYASPSRLLTLMDPLLPLSVLSRCLSAYTGSEPQTETQVEKVSTLSLVRRDTALLLRDFRQGASNWIHSLLDSNRASASPSTATEAPPGATDTVRKSISEASISSPHADPPVPSEFPTRKLSVKSQTCQDLGSHNNSTSHSASLLSERTPEDVNFFLFKDADPSISSDLSSVAIPPPAGEEESALEHPREFPLGFEPLRSEQLTEMKVESSPVAKDPFCSPLLAPDSMLKGLPPVHIVACALDPMLDDSVMFAKRLRNIDQPVTLCVVDDLPHGFLSLSQLSRETREAANVCVERIRAVFTQKDTPPEPRKHRKLERTDRGVSASFGEAGSLFIGPIEEADLTVGRGAKIADEEGLVAVAAQNNTDASGIGP from the exons ATGGCGTCGAACAAGAAGAGTGGTGGGAATAGATTTGAGAAAAGTGTGAATGGAAGACGCTCGTCGAAACACAAAGAGGGTCCAGTGG TGATGGACACCAAGGCAGTGTTTGCAGCCCTGTACAGCGTGTGCGAAGAGAATGCCACTTTCTTCTCAGGAGGAGCCAAGGGGTCACAGGGTGATGCTGCGCGGCGGCTGGTGGATGCCATGAAGCTGATCCAGGAGCACGGTCGCAGTCTGGAGCCGGTTATCTCCGGCTTTGCTGCAGTTTACCATCATTTTGACTTTGACCCACACATACCTGCTAATGGCTATCGCTCACTGGTCAAG GTGGTACGCTGCTGCCTTCTCCATATCATCCAGAAGGGGCGCTACATCACCGCTAACCGCCGCAGCATCTTTTTTCGAGTAACACACAATGCGGGGGAGATGGAGGCCTACTGCAGTGCTCTGTGCCAGCTACGTGCCCTGCTCTACCTGGCTCAGCGCATGCTACATGACAACAACCATGGCAACCTTTTTTTCCAGGATGAAAGTGGCCTCAGCGAGAGCTTTGTTCGCGAATACTCATCCATGCACAAAGGGTGCTTCTATGGCCGTTGCCTTGGCTTTCAG TTCACTCCAGGCATTCGGCCCTGTCTCCAGACCATCGCTATTGGTCTTGTGGCCTTTGGAGAAAACTACAAACGCCATCAGTCAGGAATAG TGGAGGCAGGCGGTATTGCACCATATG GTGTAGCAGCCAGCTCTTTCTTTACCTCAGGGAAGTATGCCATTGACCCAGAGTTGAGGGGGGCAGAATTTGAACGCATCACCCAGAACCTGGACGTCCATTTCTGGAAGACCTTCTGGAACATCACTGAGACCGAAGTCCTGTCG AGTCTTGCCAGTATGACATCCACTCAAGTTAAGGTGAACCGGACTCTTTCTGTGCCCCCCGTGCCCTTTGACCTTCCCCTGGCGGCCAACCACAGGGCATCTGTAACTATAGCTCCGCCATCAGCACACATCGGCACTGCTCCTGTTCAGATGAGGCTCATCTCTTATGACTTACGTGAAGGACAG GACAGCGAGACTCTGCTATCTCTCTCCCGCTCTGAGGGGGGAGCCATCTCTCTGTCGTTGGGGCTGAAGACCAAGTGCCTCCCCTCGTCTCCCTGCCTCCTGATCCACTTCCATGGGGGAGGCTTTGTGGCCCAGACCTCCAAGTCCCATGAG CCCTATCTGAAGAGCTGGTCCCAGGACCTTGGTGTCCCCATCCTGTCAGTGGACTACTCTCTGGCCCCTGAGGCCCCCTTCCCGAGGGCCCTGGAGGAGTGTTTCTATGCCTACTGCTGGGCTCTGAGAAACCACCACTTACTAG GTTGGACCGGAGAGAAAGTGTGTCTGGCTGGTGACAGTGCGGGAGGCAACTTGAGTGTGACGACATCGATGCGTGCTGCTGCATTTGGTGTGCGAATGCCAGATGGCATTGTGGCAGCCTACCCGGCTACCCTGCTGACTGCCTACGCATCGCCCTCCCGTCTGCTAACACTTATGGATCCCCTGCTGCCGCTCAGTGTGCTCTCCAGGTGTCTCAGTGCCTACacag GCAGTGAGCcccagacagagacacaggtAGAGAAAGTGAGCACACTGAGCCTGGTGAGGAGAGACACGGCACTACTGCTTAGAGATTTCCGACAGGGAGCCTCCAACTGGATCCACTCTCTGCTGGATTCCAACAGGGCCTCAGCCTCCCCTAGCACAGCTACAGAGGCACCACCAGGAGCCACTG ACACAGTGAGGAAGAGCATTTCTGAGGCTTCCATCTCTTCTCCTCACGCTGACCCCCCTGTACCCTCAGAGTTCCCCACCAGGAAACTATCTGTGAAGAGCCAGACATGCCAGGACTTGGGATCCCACAACAATTCCACTTCTCACAGTGCATCGCTGCTCTCTGAGCGCACT CCAGAAGATGTGAATTTCTTCCTCTTCAAGGATGCAGATCCCTCCATATCCAGCGACCTGTCTTCAGTTGCCATACCACCCCCTGCTGGCGAGGAGGAATCAGCGCTGGAGCACCCTAGGGAGTTTCCCCTGGGGTTTGAGCCACTGCGCTCAGAGCAGCTGACTGAGATGAAGGTGGAGAGCTCTCCAGTGGCCAAGGATCCtttctgctctcctcttctGGCTCCTGATAGCATGCTGAAAGGGCTGCCACCTGTACATATAGTG gCTTGTGCATTAGACCCCATGCTGGATGACTCTGTGATGTTTGCCAAGCGTTTGAGGAACATAGACCAGCCTGTCACTCTGTGCGTGGTGGATGACCTCCCCCATGGCTTCCTCAGCCTATCGCAGCTCTCCAGAGAGACGAGGGAGGCTGCCAATGTCTGCGTGGAGAGAATTCGCGCCGTCTTCACCCAGAAGGACACACCCCCAGAGCCACGCAAGCACCGCAAGCTGGAACGGACCGATAGGGGTGTGTCGGCCTCTTTTGGGGAAGCCGGTTCTCTCTTCATTGGCCCCATTGAGGAAGCAGACCTAACAGTAGGGAGAGGGGCTAAAATTGCTGATGAGGAGGGCTTAGTTGCTGTGGCAGCCCAGAACAACACTGACGCTAGTGGTATTGGGCCTTAA
- the lipeb gene encoding hormone-sensitive lipase isoform X1 produces the protein MASNKKSGGNRFEKSVNGRRSSKHKEGPVVSAADTDRTNLNREETDKDRALNSDTVMDTKAVFAALYSVCEENATFFSGGAKGSQGDAARRLVDAMKLIQEHGRSLEPVISGFAAVYHHFDFDPHIPANGYRSLVKVVRCCLLHIIQKGRYITANRRSIFFRVTHNAGEMEAYCSALCQLRALLYLAQRMLHDNNHGNLFFQDESGLSESFVREYSSMHKGCFYGRCLGFQFTPGIRPCLQTIAIGLVAFGENYKRHQSGIVEAGGIAPYGVAASSFFTSGKYAIDPELRGAEFERITQNLDVHFWKTFWNITETEVLSSLASMTSTQVKVNRTLSVPPVPFDLPLAANHRASVTIAPPSAHIGTAPVQMRLISYDLREGQDSETLLSLSRSEGGAISLSLGLKTKCLPSSPCLLIHFHGGGFVAQTSKSHEPYLKSWSQDLGVPILSVDYSLAPEAPFPRALEECFYAYCWALRNHHLLGWTGEKVCLAGDSAGGNLSVTTSMRAAAFGVRMPDGIVAAYPATLLTAYASPSRLLTLMDPLLPLSVLSRCLSAYTGSEPQTETQVEKVSTLSLVRRDTALLLRDFRQGASNWIHSLLDSNRASASPSTATEAPPGATDTVRKSISEASISSPHADPPVPSEFPTRKLSVKSQTCQDLGSHNNSTSHSASLLSERTPEDVNFFLFKDADPSISSDLSSVAIPPPAGEEESALEHPREFPLGFEPLRSEQLTEMKVESSPVAKDPFCSPLLAPDSMLKGLPPVHIVACALDPMLDDSVMFAKRLRNIDQPVTLCVVDDLPHGFLSLSQLSRETREAANVCVERIRAVFTQKDTPPEPRKHRKLERTDRGVSASFGEAGSLFIGPIEEADLTVGRGAKIADEEGLVAVAAQNNTDASGIGP, from the exons ATGGCGTCGAACAAGAAGAGTGGTGGGAATAGATTTGAGAAAAGTGTGAATGGAAGACGCTCGTCGAAACACAAAGAGGGTCCAGTGG TCTCAGCCGCTGACACTGACAGGACCAACCTGAACAG agaggagacagacaaagacagagccTTGAACTCAGACACTG TGATGGACACCAAGGCAGTGTTTGCAGCCCTGTACAGCGTGTGCGAAGAGAATGCCACTTTCTTCTCAGGAGGAGCCAAGGGGTCACAGGGTGATGCTGCGCGGCGGCTGGTGGATGCCATGAAGCTGATCCAGGAGCACGGTCGCAGTCTGGAGCCGGTTATCTCCGGCTTTGCTGCAGTTTACCATCATTTTGACTTTGACCCACACATACCTGCTAATGGCTATCGCTCACTGGTCAAG GTGGTACGCTGCTGCCTTCTCCATATCATCCAGAAGGGGCGCTACATCACCGCTAACCGCCGCAGCATCTTTTTTCGAGTAACACACAATGCGGGGGAGATGGAGGCCTACTGCAGTGCTCTGTGCCAGCTACGTGCCCTGCTCTACCTGGCTCAGCGCATGCTACATGACAACAACCATGGCAACCTTTTTTTCCAGGATGAAAGTGGCCTCAGCGAGAGCTTTGTTCGCGAATACTCATCCATGCACAAAGGGTGCTTCTATGGCCGTTGCCTTGGCTTTCAG TTCACTCCAGGCATTCGGCCCTGTCTCCAGACCATCGCTATTGGTCTTGTGGCCTTTGGAGAAAACTACAAACGCCATCAGTCAGGAATAG TGGAGGCAGGCGGTATTGCACCATATG GTGTAGCAGCCAGCTCTTTCTTTACCTCAGGGAAGTATGCCATTGACCCAGAGTTGAGGGGGGCAGAATTTGAACGCATCACCCAGAACCTGGACGTCCATTTCTGGAAGACCTTCTGGAACATCACTGAGACCGAAGTCCTGTCG AGTCTTGCCAGTATGACATCCACTCAAGTTAAGGTGAACCGGACTCTTTCTGTGCCCCCCGTGCCCTTTGACCTTCCCCTGGCGGCCAACCACAGGGCATCTGTAACTATAGCTCCGCCATCAGCACACATCGGCACTGCTCCTGTTCAGATGAGGCTCATCTCTTATGACTTACGTGAAGGACAG GACAGCGAGACTCTGCTATCTCTCTCCCGCTCTGAGGGGGGAGCCATCTCTCTGTCGTTGGGGCTGAAGACCAAGTGCCTCCCCTCGTCTCCCTGCCTCCTGATCCACTTCCATGGGGGAGGCTTTGTGGCCCAGACCTCCAAGTCCCATGAG CCCTATCTGAAGAGCTGGTCCCAGGACCTTGGTGTCCCCATCCTGTCAGTGGACTACTCTCTGGCCCCTGAGGCCCCCTTCCCGAGGGCCCTGGAGGAGTGTTTCTATGCCTACTGCTGGGCTCTGAGAAACCACCACTTACTAG GTTGGACCGGAGAGAAAGTGTGTCTGGCTGGTGACAGTGCGGGAGGCAACTTGAGTGTGACGACATCGATGCGTGCTGCTGCATTTGGTGTGCGAATGCCAGATGGCATTGTGGCAGCCTACCCGGCTACCCTGCTGACTGCCTACGCATCGCCCTCCCGTCTGCTAACACTTATGGATCCCCTGCTGCCGCTCAGTGTGCTCTCCAGGTGTCTCAGTGCCTACacag GCAGTGAGCcccagacagagacacaggtAGAGAAAGTGAGCACACTGAGCCTGGTGAGGAGAGACACGGCACTACTGCTTAGAGATTTCCGACAGGGAGCCTCCAACTGGATCCACTCTCTGCTGGATTCCAACAGGGCCTCAGCCTCCCCTAGCACAGCTACAGAGGCACCACCAGGAGCCACTG ACACAGTGAGGAAGAGCATTTCTGAGGCTTCCATCTCTTCTCCTCACGCTGACCCCCCTGTACCCTCAGAGTTCCCCACCAGGAAACTATCTGTGAAGAGCCAGACATGCCAGGACTTGGGATCCCACAACAATTCCACTTCTCACAGTGCATCGCTGCTCTCTGAGCGCACT CCAGAAGATGTGAATTTCTTCCTCTTCAAGGATGCAGATCCCTCCATATCCAGCGACCTGTCTTCAGTTGCCATACCACCCCCTGCTGGCGAGGAGGAATCAGCGCTGGAGCACCCTAGGGAGTTTCCCCTGGGGTTTGAGCCACTGCGCTCAGAGCAGCTGACTGAGATGAAGGTGGAGAGCTCTCCAGTGGCCAAGGATCCtttctgctctcctcttctGGCTCCTGATAGCATGCTGAAAGGGCTGCCACCTGTACATATAGTG gCTTGTGCATTAGACCCCATGCTGGATGACTCTGTGATGTTTGCCAAGCGTTTGAGGAACATAGACCAGCCTGTCACTCTGTGCGTGGTGGATGACCTCCCCCATGGCTTCCTCAGCCTATCGCAGCTCTCCAGAGAGACGAGGGAGGCTGCCAATGTCTGCGTGGAGAGAATTCGCGCCGTCTTCACCCAGAAGGACACACCCCCAGAGCCACGCAAGCACCGCAAGCTGGAACGGACCGATAGGGGTGTGTCGGCCTCTTTTGGGGAAGCCGGTTCTCTCTTCATTGGCCCCATTGAGGAAGCAGACCTAACAGTAGGGAGAGGGGCTAAAATTGCTGATGAGGAGGGCTTAGTTGCTGTGGCAGCCCAGAACAACACTGACGCTAGTGGTATTGGGCCTTAA
- the lipeb gene encoding hormone-sensitive lipase isoform X4, translating to MASNKKSGGNRFEKSVNGRRSSKHKEGPVVMDTKAVFAALYSVCEENATFFSGGAKGSQGDAARRLVDAMKLIQEHGRSLEPVISGFAAVYHHFDFDPHIPANGYRSLVKVVRCCLLHIIQKGRYITANRRSIFFRVTHNAGEMEAYCSALCQLRALLYLAQRMLHDNNHGNLFFQDESGLSESFVREYSSMHKGCFYGRCLGFQFTPGIRPCLQTIAIGLVAFGENYKRHQSGIGVAASSFFTSGKYAIDPELRGAEFERITQNLDVHFWKTFWNITETEVLSSLASMTSTQVKVNRTLSVPPVPFDLPLAANHRASVTIAPPSAHIGTAPVQMRLISYDLREGQDSETLLSLSRSEGGAISLSLGLKTKCLPSSPCLLIHFHGGGFVAQTSKSHEPYLKSWSQDLGVPILSVDYSLAPEAPFPRALEECFYAYCWALRNHHLLGWTGEKVCLAGDSAGGNLSVTTSMRAAAFGVRMPDGIVAAYPATLLTAYASPSRLLTLMDPLLPLSVLSRCLSAYTGSEPQTETQVEKVSTLSLVRRDTALLLRDFRQGASNWIHSLLDSNRASASPSTATEAPPGATDTVRKSISEASISSPHADPPVPSEFPTRKLSVKSQTCQDLGSHNNSTSHSASLLSERTPEDVNFFLFKDADPSISSDLSSVAIPPPAGEEESALEHPREFPLGFEPLRSEQLTEMKVESSPVAKDPFCSPLLAPDSMLKGLPPVHIVACALDPMLDDSVMFAKRLRNIDQPVTLCVVDDLPHGFLSLSQLSRETREAANVCVERIRAVFTQKDTPPEPRKHRKLERTDRGVSASFGEAGSLFIGPIEEADLTVGRGAKIADEEGLVAVAAQNNTDASGIGP from the exons ATGGCGTCGAACAAGAAGAGTGGTGGGAATAGATTTGAGAAAAGTGTGAATGGAAGACGCTCGTCGAAACACAAAGAGGGTCCAGTGG TGATGGACACCAAGGCAGTGTTTGCAGCCCTGTACAGCGTGTGCGAAGAGAATGCCACTTTCTTCTCAGGAGGAGCCAAGGGGTCACAGGGTGATGCTGCGCGGCGGCTGGTGGATGCCATGAAGCTGATCCAGGAGCACGGTCGCAGTCTGGAGCCGGTTATCTCCGGCTTTGCTGCAGTTTACCATCATTTTGACTTTGACCCACACATACCTGCTAATGGCTATCGCTCACTGGTCAAG GTGGTACGCTGCTGCCTTCTCCATATCATCCAGAAGGGGCGCTACATCACCGCTAACCGCCGCAGCATCTTTTTTCGAGTAACACACAATGCGGGGGAGATGGAGGCCTACTGCAGTGCTCTGTGCCAGCTACGTGCCCTGCTCTACCTGGCTCAGCGCATGCTACATGACAACAACCATGGCAACCTTTTTTTCCAGGATGAAAGTGGCCTCAGCGAGAGCTTTGTTCGCGAATACTCATCCATGCACAAAGGGTGCTTCTATGGCCGTTGCCTTGGCTTTCAG TTCACTCCAGGCATTCGGCCCTGTCTCCAGACCATCGCTATTGGTCTTGTGGCCTTTGGAGAAAACTACAAACGCCATCAGTCAGGAATAG GTGTAGCAGCCAGCTCTTTCTTTACCTCAGGGAAGTATGCCATTGACCCAGAGTTGAGGGGGGCAGAATTTGAACGCATCACCCAGAACCTGGACGTCCATTTCTGGAAGACCTTCTGGAACATCACTGAGACCGAAGTCCTGTCG AGTCTTGCCAGTATGACATCCACTCAAGTTAAGGTGAACCGGACTCTTTCTGTGCCCCCCGTGCCCTTTGACCTTCCCCTGGCGGCCAACCACAGGGCATCTGTAACTATAGCTCCGCCATCAGCACACATCGGCACTGCTCCTGTTCAGATGAGGCTCATCTCTTATGACTTACGTGAAGGACAG GACAGCGAGACTCTGCTATCTCTCTCCCGCTCTGAGGGGGGAGCCATCTCTCTGTCGTTGGGGCTGAAGACCAAGTGCCTCCCCTCGTCTCCCTGCCTCCTGATCCACTTCCATGGGGGAGGCTTTGTGGCCCAGACCTCCAAGTCCCATGAG CCCTATCTGAAGAGCTGGTCCCAGGACCTTGGTGTCCCCATCCTGTCAGTGGACTACTCTCTGGCCCCTGAGGCCCCCTTCCCGAGGGCCCTGGAGGAGTGTTTCTATGCCTACTGCTGGGCTCTGAGAAACCACCACTTACTAG GTTGGACCGGAGAGAAAGTGTGTCTGGCTGGTGACAGTGCGGGAGGCAACTTGAGTGTGACGACATCGATGCGTGCTGCTGCATTTGGTGTGCGAATGCCAGATGGCATTGTGGCAGCCTACCCGGCTACCCTGCTGACTGCCTACGCATCGCCCTCCCGTCTGCTAACACTTATGGATCCCCTGCTGCCGCTCAGTGTGCTCTCCAGGTGTCTCAGTGCCTACacag GCAGTGAGCcccagacagagacacaggtAGAGAAAGTGAGCACACTGAGCCTGGTGAGGAGAGACACGGCACTACTGCTTAGAGATTTCCGACAGGGAGCCTCCAACTGGATCCACTCTCTGCTGGATTCCAACAGGGCCTCAGCCTCCCCTAGCACAGCTACAGAGGCACCACCAGGAGCCACTG ACACAGTGAGGAAGAGCATTTCTGAGGCTTCCATCTCTTCTCCTCACGCTGACCCCCCTGTACCCTCAGAGTTCCCCACCAGGAAACTATCTGTGAAGAGCCAGACATGCCAGGACTTGGGATCCCACAACAATTCCACTTCTCACAGTGCATCGCTGCTCTCTGAGCGCACT CCAGAAGATGTGAATTTCTTCCTCTTCAAGGATGCAGATCCCTCCATATCCAGCGACCTGTCTTCAGTTGCCATACCACCCCCTGCTGGCGAGGAGGAATCAGCGCTGGAGCACCCTAGGGAGTTTCCCCTGGGGTTTGAGCCACTGCGCTCAGAGCAGCTGACTGAGATGAAGGTGGAGAGCTCTCCAGTGGCCAAGGATCCtttctgctctcctcttctGGCTCCTGATAGCATGCTGAAAGGGCTGCCACCTGTACATATAGTG gCTTGTGCATTAGACCCCATGCTGGATGACTCTGTGATGTTTGCCAAGCGTTTGAGGAACATAGACCAGCCTGTCACTCTGTGCGTGGTGGATGACCTCCCCCATGGCTTCCTCAGCCTATCGCAGCTCTCCAGAGAGACGAGGGAGGCTGCCAATGTCTGCGTGGAGAGAATTCGCGCCGTCTTCACCCAGAAGGACACACCCCCAGAGCCACGCAAGCACCGCAAGCTGGAACGGACCGATAGGGGTGTGTCGGCCTCTTTTGGGGAAGCCGGTTCTCTCTTCATTGGCCCCATTGAGGAAGCAGACCTAACAGTAGGGAGAGGGGCTAAAATTGCTGATGAGGAGGGCTTAGTTGCTGTGGCAGCCCAGAACAACACTGACGCTAGTGGTATTGGGCCTTAA